attttccaattatttagaaatgtaaaaataattcttagtTCACAGACCATATCAAAACAGGCAGTGGGACTAATTTCATCCATAGGCCACAGTTTCCCAATCGTTTATTTAGAGAAAGAGACACATCCTATACATGGCCCTTGTTTGAGACAATATTCATTTCAAGGTCTGCACCAGCTGTTAAGTGACATGCTGAGAGACAATATGGTAAAACCTGATCAAAAAAGCCAGCGCTGTAACTTTGAGATCTTCCAGAGTATGTTACAAACGCTACATCAAGTGCCAAGATTTTCTtgacactgaattttttaaacttttgataaAAAGTCACCAACAGCTATTCAAGTCTATTTCTACTCGgttgttaaaaaaattctttctacttttattctATTAGAGGCATCTTGAAAGGAAATTAACAGTTTGTCACCTTAACAGTGTGAAATTATGCAGACAAAAACTGTAATTTACAAAAGATAatgtcttttattcatttatattcataAGCATTTACTAGAAATATCTGTACtgagaggatttttttaaagaaaatacttcatAAATTACAGAAATATCTCTACACCAAAAAGATTTGCCTAACTGTGCCTACATTTTTATTCCAAGATCTCATCCAATTTCTAACCAGCAATGCCTTTTATTACCTGTATATTGTACCAAACTACATATATCTAGAGTCTGACATGAAACAAATGTCACTGTGAGGTTCAAAACATGTTTTAGTTCCTCTGTTTCTCATCCGTACTACATTACAACATGccataataaaagcaaaattcttaTTCAAATTTCTGCTAAAATTgatatacatttaatatttattgtatttgcCTTGATAGTTACCCATGCATGtgtaaattttataaacatcCTAATTTTGAAACTAGATTCAGCATTTTTTACACTTCCCATTTGTAATCACCCCCGCCCcctttaagaaactaaaataggCTTATATGGAGCCAATAGTGCAATGAGCTATTCCACATCTGGTTATCGGAAGCAtatttcctgatttaaaaaaaaaaaaatcacaaaaacctGTTTTTATATGCTTTATATGCTTATATGTTTCTCCTTCTGTTATTACCCATTCAACAGTAGTTTCACATACAGCCAGGCATGTGCCAAACATAGGGCCAATGATAAAAAATACTGACTTAATATAATTTGCTTCCTTGGCTGCTGGGAAAGCAGAAAGCGTTGAAAAACTGTTTTGTGTTTATTAGTGAAGCTATTGTGGAGGGTGATTGGGGTTTCATTACAAGCGGCCTGCAAACAGTTTTAGCACAAATGCCAATATACGTTTTAGAATCGAGTgcaattttaagtattttcactAAAATGGCTTTGCAGAATCTACAACTCAAATAAGTATACTGTGTTTTAACACCGCCAACAGCTACTACACTATTTGTTGCATTGATCTCCGTTGTGAATGCTTCAAACCTTTCTACTTTCATGAAATGTAATGGGCAAATATATTCCCTGGAATCCCAAGGTATGATTAGTTACTAAGCAATCAGAAAAATCACAGCAAGGCATACttctgaaagaaattagaaagagTAAAGATCACTTCTCTATTTGTGTTACATAGCAAATCACACAATACCTCATCGATGGTACTGTATATATTAGCTAACCACCATGGGCTAGCTAGAAGCTCATGCATCAATGAAAAGATCTTTGTCAATTGCTGTATGCCTCATTATCTCACTAAGATTTCTTGGCAACAATTAACAGTTACCCAATTCATAGAAAttgcctttattatttttgaagcaGCTACTTTCTTTGGCTTTAATGACTAAGAGAATAGAGACAGATGTCTCTGTTGCTAGGgagactgaatttaaaaaaaaaaaaaaacctttgaaacTAAGTAAATAAGCAactaccatcttttttttaaaaaaggagaattcTGTTAGTTTTGAattaactgttttaaaaacaaaccagcaGTAGCTCCACTTTTTGAAGGAAATATACTGGAATAGTTTATTACCATTCTTCTCTGACagtaataaatcattaaaaaaaagaaaagaaaaataggccCACCTGTGCACTCAATATCAATTGAGGCTGATTATCAGAAACTGGTACTTTCTTTGTACTGGTACTTGAATTCAACAGGAATTACCTTTCTATATAGTCTGTCAATCCTCTATAACTAAAGAGAAAGCAGCCCCTCCCTTGAGTTAGAAACACCTAAGCCTTGCAGACAAGCCTTGCCTGCTGGGTTCTGAGAGCTCATGCCCTCTTGTCACCCAGCTCCAATCTTACTGGCAGCCCTGTACTCTAGACTCTGGACAAGTAAAGCGATTCAAGCTAAGAGCAGTTTAGTGGCTGGGTCCAACCCAAgcaatatttcttctttcaaatttcTTCCTACGCTCATCCCCCCTCCTCTGTCTTTAATTCCTGATGCTCGCTAATACATGTAATGCCTTGCATTTTCATCTATCTTGGACTTGCAGATCTGTCCGAGCCCTCCCCTCATCCTCTCCTTATGTCAACATACTTTAACAGGAATGATACCGTtacgagaaaagaaaaaaataatccagtttGAAATGAAATCACGTGTAGTGAAAACAACTGCAATTCACCTAAATTCTTTGAAAGAGCCCCTAATCTCCTTTGACATCTATACAAAATCACCCATATATCTTTTCACCTATTCTAATTAAACCATCACTAGCTACCAGCATTCAATTTAAGTATAAACCAAAAATTGAATGGGCATTTCGGGGGTCTCTTTTGCTCAGATATTTGTACAGTATATTAAAACATCGGCaaattattttgtctgtttttaaatgttatatgcTATTGCCATAATTAAATATTAGTATGTAAAcaacaggtaaaataaaattacttttccttGTCTAAGAAAATGTTCAGAATTATGTTTGGCTTCTGTGGCCTGGGGATTGGAGCAGTATTCATAACATTCTTTTAAGAAGGCATATTTCAAGCTCCAAATGATGGACCTTAAAAGTtcctaagagggcttccctggtggcacagtggttgggggtccatctgccaatgcgggagacacaggttcgagccctggtccaggaagatctcacataccacggagcagctgagcccgtgcaccacagctgctgagcgtGCGCTgtggagcccgcgagccgcaactactgaagcccgcacgccacaactgctgaagcccgcgcgcctggagcccatgctccgcggcAGGAAAGGCCACCGcagagaggcccacgtgcctcaGTGAGGAGTAgcccctcttgccgcaactaaaaaaaaaaagaaagaaagcccgtgtgcagcaacgaagacccaatgcagccaaaaataaataaataaataataaaagttccTAAGAAATTATAATTCGAAGACTTTCtgtactttttattaaaattctgaTTTGGTGAGATGTAATTAGTAGGAAAGACAGACAATCATCCGGATCACATCTGATGAAACTGGGTCCAAATCAAGCAGGGCAGTATTTTGGGTGAATGCAGCAGCTTTGAGGTCCACAACTCTGGGTTCAAATCACACTTCAACCATTTACTTGGGGTAGGACTTCAGTCAATTGCTTGACCTGTCTAAGTCTCTGTTTTGTCGATGGTGAACTGTGGATAGTAATCACCTCATAAGTTTGCTGTAAGAgttaaaatgatataataaataagCATTTGGTCTAATAACCAGCACTAAGGAGGCACTCCATAAATGGTAGTCAGTGTTGTTGCTGTTATCTGATTAGCTTTTTGAGAATATTAATTGAAAATCAAGCTTTTATAATAATTGGGGgacactgtattttctccatgacAGCCATGATCATATTATTTAGAGACATTTGCATTAGACACCACTTGTGATCTATTTCCAAATActgttttcactttggatgatttCATTATATCATGAGATTGGCGTAATTTTAACCATAGCTTGTTCATCCCAGCCAAGATAACTAACTTGTGCTACTCTGAGCATGACTTGCTCTAGTTCTTAAGGGATACTGTTCCCCTCACAAAGATCATCCTCCCAAATCTTGTCAAAGACCACCCTCTCTTTATTTGAAATCTACTTGGAACCTTACTTTGGCTGTTAAAATTTCCTGATGAATTTCAACTACCTTATATCAATATTACTGCCTTATAGCAGAGATTTTAAGCTTTGTATATCACACACAGAACATTCacttagcaaatgtttattgggTACCAAGTTTGTACAAGGTATTATTCTAGGTACCAGAAATACAACGCCGAACAAGTCAGAGAAAGTTCCTATGCTCTTTTGATTCCTAACTTTTAGTGataggagataaaaataaaaacatagggcttccctggtggcgcagtggttgagagtccgcctgctgatgcaggggacacgggttcgtgccccggtccgggaggatcccacgtgccgcggagcagctgggcccgtgagccatggcgctgagcctgtgcatcaggagcctgtgctccgcaacgggagaggccacagcagtgagaggcccgctaccacaaaataaataaataaaaacataaacccAATAAACAAATTGGTCTCAATTAGTAacctggaaaagggaaaaattaaactACTTGATTTGAGAAGAACTGGAAAGAGTGCTGATCATCAGGAAAGGCAGCATCCGAGTTTATGGCCTCCCTTGAAATGCACTGCACAACCCCAGAAGGTGCTGCTTATATAGATTCCACTAAGAGGGTCTGCGAGCTAAGAGCTAAATGGCACAAGAGGAATGGCGTGCAAAGATCTAGGTAAAGAGCATTTCTgtagaagggaaaagagagaccAAAGACCCTACAGAAGGAATGAGCTCTGTATGCTCAAACAGAAAGCAGGACAATGGACTGCAGTATGTGAGCATGGGGGCAGATGCCCAAAGATAATGTGAGAAAGGTAGGCATTATGGCTCCCAGGACCAAATACATAACATTACTTATATAGCTTTTGCAAAATATGGATACGTGGGCCCCACcacagaccaattaaatcacTATCACTAAAGGTGGAGTccagggtctgtgtgtgtgtgtgtgtgtgtctgtgtgtgttttaaagtttCCTAAATGATATTCAAATGCAGCCAGCATTAAAAGCCATTGATAAAGAGCTTTGTAATCAGTGATCAGGGGTTATGATTACTACGTGGCGTTTTTCATGAATGTTCCTGGTTAATTTTTCGTGTCTCGGTAACCCAAAAGTTCGTGTTCCAGGCATTCATAATCATCACGTCTTTGCAAAATGCCAACTAGAGACCTGTGCCTGCAATAGTTGTAGTGTTGTGCAAGATGCACAAGACAAGGCTGTGATTGTCTTCTGTGAGCCTAAATCTGCTTCGAGTGCactacagaaacagactcaggctTCTAGGCATATTcccaattacattttaaaaaataaacaaacaggtgCATGCAAACACCAGCACTTAGCAGCTGGCTGCCATGCATTTCCTCCAGGGAAATGAAGATACTGGCTAGGAATTCTCCAAAGTATttgaaaaagagacaaaggaaggtTCTTTTGCTTTGGGGTTAGGAGGTGAACAACACAGGAGCTCTGGACCATGAGAGGGGTCAATACCCCCATATGTTGATAAACATTCACCACGATATTCATCTTGTCAGAGTCCCAGTGATCTCTCCAAGAGGAAAGAATGGCTCCCCCCAGTTTTAAAAGTCAGAAAGCACAAGTACAGGGGAGAGATCTACCAGAGGAAGTTCACATGAAAAGCAAGAGGGAGAGCATGAGCAAAAGACTGTGGTGTTTGGAAATGACTGTTGGCATGTGTTAGAATTCCAAAGAGTCACTCCAGGATTGTTTGAGGTAGATATAGCTGGGACATCTGTCACCACAATGGCAGCCAGGGTTGGTTTTGATAAATTTCTGCGTCATGTGCTCAGTTTAAGAGAAGGCCCTTCCCAACTGGAAGAGAATCATTCTTCAATTGTGGTTGACAGGAATTGCTAGAAGTCCAGGGAGACTTCTGGGTAATAGAGGATAGGAAAAAAAGTTACATCCTTGGTAGTTTATTCCTGAAATGGTGATAGTGGGGCACAAAAGTAGCTGTGAGCACTCCAGACTCACAGTCAACAGTCTTCCTTCCTGTACTGTTCCAACATTTGACCTGTAGGTATGGCTGACCTTAAACAAGGCTTTCAACATCCTATAATATTTACATATGCTTTGATACTCTGATtctgaagggctatgttctactttggtagaaataggactgaattgatgccctgccattaggccgtagcgctgctaggattgcatcgatcttcctgtttgtactgtttgtaactatggccccatcttaagtattcctaattgaaaaacaaagcctcaggaaaccgaaacttaaccagccactctcgcttctgtaactatgcttgctgaacccccttttgcaaccatccaaccaatcagacggtgactagtgtctttgtttaaaagttaaccaatcagtgactaatgtctttgtttaaaagttagccaatcagtaccccccacccctgaaggtcgcgagcttgtttgtacctgtctataaaagagctgtactaaactccatcgggacctcttagcgtcaccggcaacgagtgcgcggaggtccaggttcgaacctgcaataaatgacccttgccgtttggctttgactcttgtctctggtggtcttgtggaggggtctcgtgaccgtgggcatttcatttgggggctcgtccgggatgcCCCCAAGCCCACCAGACATCAGGTCAACGGGTCATCGCTGACAACCGATCGGTAAGTAAGCTGGCTCAAGGTACCTTCTGTTTTGGGGACTAGGACAGTCCTGGCGGACGCGCTATAGGACACCTAGTCGGGCGTGGTTGGAGACGTCCACCGCGACCCATCTGGGGGTTGATAGCCCATCTGAAGCGCGCACGCGAtaacctcccttcctccttttacagGCTCCGCTATTGGGACTGCTCTTAATCACTTTCGTTTTCAGAATAACCTTTTCTAACCAACCTCTTCCAGGACCTAAACATGGGCCAAACACAGagtacccctctctccctccttctcactaaTTTTGGGGATGTGAAATCCCGAGGACACGATCTCAGTCTGGACATccggaaaagaaaacttattaccTTCTGCCGCTCTGAATGGCCAACTTTCGGGGTTGGTTGGCCCACCGAGGGTACCTTTTGTCTTCCTATAGtcctaaaaattaaatctagagtTTTCTTACCAGGGAAAGAAGGCCATCCAGACCAAATCCCCTACATCTTGGTATGGCAGGACCTGGTAGAAAACCCACCTCCCTGGATGGCCCCCTTTTTGTCATCAGGGACATATAAGATCCTTACGGCCCGACCAACTAAACCTCCCAAGCCTCAGACCTCAACCGCACCCATACTTTCTGACAGCCAAGACCTCCTTCTCATGGAACCCCCTCCATATCAACATCCTCCTTTGGCCCCACAACcggtcccccttcctgctcctgaccctgctcctctccccttggaagaacctcctgtggcccctcccgaGAGGCCACCCAGGTCAGAACCGGAGGAGCGAGAGGCAGAGGCACTGCCGGCCCTCCTGCCCAATGAAAATAACTCCCCTGGGCCGGCTGGACGCACCCGTGGACGCACTCAGCGCGACCCAGGGTTCCGCCATCCAGATTCCACCACAGCCCTACCCCTGCGAGAAATAGGCCCTCCCGATGAGACAGGGAACCCCCGACTCCAATATTGGCCATTCTCTACCAGTGACTTATATAATTGGAAAACCCAGAATGCTCGTTTTTCTGATAATCCTAAAGACTTGATAGCTCTTCTAGATAGTGTTATGTTTACCCATCAGCCCACCTGGGATGACTGCCAACAGCTTCTCCGGATCCTGTTCACTACCGAGGAACGAGAACGAATCCAGCTGGAGGCAAGAAAACTGGTTCCTGGAGATGATGGTCAACCCACCGCTAACCCTGATCTTATTAATGCAGCCTTTCCCTTAACTCGCCCCCCGCAGGATGATTGGAACTACAACACCGGAGAAGGTAGGGGACGACTGCTCATTTATCGCCAGACTCTAATGGCGGGTCTCCGGGCTGCCGCGCGCAAGCCCACTAATTTGGCCAAGGTATATTCAATtgtacaaggtaaaacagaaagtCCCTCCTCTTATTTAGAAAGATTAATGGAAGCCTTTAGGCAATATACCCCTATGGATCCAGAGGCCCCCGAAAATCAGGCTGCCGTTGTAATGTCCTTCGTTAACCAGGCAGCccctgatattaaaaagaaactccagaagTTAGAAGATCTGGAGGGCAAACAGATACAGGACCTACTCCGTATTGCTCAGTGCGTCTTTAATAACCGAGACGCCCCAGAGGATAGACAACTTAAAGCCACTGAGAAAATGACTAAGGTCCTGGCCGCCATTGTTCAGAAAGATCAAGGGGGCCCCCCAGCCACTCGACCTCCCAGGCGACCATTGGACAGAGATCAGTGTGCCTATTGCAAGGAAAAAGGCCATTGGGCTCGGGAATGCCCCAAAAAAAGGCAGCCGCGCCCCAACCAGGGGCAATGGCAACCGAAGGCCACCACCCCAGTCCTGTTTACACATGATGCAGAGTAGGGGGGACGGGGTTCGGACCCCCTCCCCGAACCCAGGGTAACCCTACAAGTGGAGGGGAAACCAGTCCAATTCCTGGTGGATACAGGGGCACAGCATTCGGTCTTGGTTAAGCCCCACGGGAAAATTTCTGACAAAACCTCCTGGGTCCAGGGAGCTACGGGAGTTAAACATTACCCCTGGACCACTCAGAGAACTGTAGACTTGGGCACGGGAAAAGTAACCCACTCCTTTCTGGTCATTCCCGATAGCCCTTGCCCCTTACTGGGGAGAGACTTACTTACTAAAATGGGAGCGCAAATTCATTTTCGGTCAGAGGGGCCGATCATAACAGACCCTCACAACCAACCCATATCTGTGCTCACCCTGAACTTGGAAGATGAGTACCGACTTCACCAGGAACCACCCTcccaaaatcaagatataaagTCATGGCTTCAGCAGTTCCCCGAAGCATGGGCAGAAACAGGTGGGATGGGACTAGCCAAACATCGCCCAGCCCTATTCATAGAAATCAAACCAGGGGCAGATCCTGCACGTGTCCGACAATATCCCATGCCCATAGAGGCCAAAACTGGTATCACTCCACATATTCGCCGGCTTCTTGACCTAGGTATACTGCGTCCCTGCCAGTCGGCCTGGAACACACCCCTGCTGCCAGTCCGCAAACCTAACAGTAAAGACTACCACCCAGTACAGGACCTGAGGGAAGTTAACAGACGAGTCATAGACATCCATCCTACCGTACCCAATCCATATACTCTTTTGAGCGCCCTTAGTCCAGAAAAACAATGGTATACTGTGCTGGACCTCAAAGATGCCTTTTTTAGTTTACCCTTAGCACCCAAAAGTCAAGAACTCTTTGCCTTCGAATGGTCGGATCCCGAGAGAGGCATAAACGGACAACTCACCTGGACCAGACTTccccaaggattcaagaactcaccTACCTTGTTTGATGAGGCCCTACACGAGGATCTCAGTGAGTACCGGAGACAAAACCCCAATATAACCCTCCTGCAGtatgttgatgatctcttaatagCTGCTGGGaccactgaagcctgcctgcAGGGAACCAGAAACCTCCTACAGACTCTTGGCACCCTGGGATACCGGGCCTCTGCCAAAAAGGCGCAGATCTGCAGGCCTGAGGTAACTTACCTGGGATACCTACTGAAAGGGGGGCAACGATGGCTCACAGATGCACGGAAAGAGACTGTCCTCCGCATCCCCAGACCCACCACGCCTCGACAGGTGAGAGAATTTTTGGGGTCAGCTGGGTTCTGCCGTTTATGGATACCCAAATTTGCTGAAATGGCCAAACCACTATACTTAGCcaccaaagaacagacgccctttgAATGGACAGAGGAGGCTGAGCAATCGTTTCAGCAGATCAAAACTGCCTTGCTATCCGCACCCGCCCTGGGTCTCCCTGATGTCTCCAAACCCTTCCACCTCTTTGTGGATGAAAACAAAGGCATAGCTAAGGCCGTGTTGACCCAACCCCTCGGTCCTTGGACCAGGCCTATCGCTTACCTATCGAAGAAATTGGACCCCGTGGCTGCAGGCTGGCCTCCTTGCCTCCGGGTAATCGCCGCCACAGCCCTAATGGTAAAGGATGCCAACAAACTAACTATGGGACAGGAATTACATGTCACCACCCCCCACGCCATCGACGGGGTTCTCAAACAGCCTCCCGACCGATGGATGAGCAATGCTCGATTGGTCCACTACCAGGGTCTACTGTTAAATCCTCTCAAAATCAGCTACACTCCACCACGGGCTTTAAACCCTGCCTCTCTATTACCTGACCCAGACTTAGGCTCCCCACTCCATGACTGTGCAGAGGTACTGGCTCAGATCCATGGGGTTCGGGAAGACCTACGTGACCAGCCCCTATTAGATGCACAAGTCACATGGTTCACTGACGGCAGTAGTTTTGTCCAGCAAGGTCAGAGGTATGCGGGGGCAGCGGTAACATCGGAAACTGAGGTGATATGGGCAAAGACTCTCCCCCCAGGGACCTCAGCCCAAAAAGCTGAATTAATTGCCCTGACCCAAGCTCTTAAGATGAGCAAAAACCAAAAAGCCACCATATATACAGACAGCCGGTATGCTTTCGCTACCGCACACATACATGGGGCAATATACcgagagcggggactactcacagcagagggcaaagacatcaagaacaaagaggaaatcctGGCCTTGCTAGCGGCCATATGGGAACCCAAAAAGTTAGCCATTGTACATTGCCCGGGGCATCAAAAACCCACAAATCCAGTCGCCCGGGGCAACAATTTGGCAGACCAGACGGCTCGAAAGGCGGCATACACTCCAATACCATTACTTCCCCTACAACTGCCGGATCCAGGGCCCCGGGAATTACCGCCCCAACCTGACTACTCGGAAGATGACattagatggataaacaaactcccTCTAACCCAGGTTAAAGACGGATGGTGGCGGGACGCTAAGAACAATATCCTCCTTCCAGAAAAACTAGGAACCTTGGTCCTCGAACGGATCCATCGTAGCACCCACTTGGGCGCCCGACGGCTACAGGATCTCATCAGACAGActggacttaaaattaaaaatgtctccgAAAAAACTGAACGACTGGTTGCTGGCTGTGCAGTCTGCCAACTCCATAATGCTAACACCCACCCACCAACCGCTGGCATCCGGGAAAGAGGGAACCAGCCCGGAGCCTACTGGGAAGTGGACTTCACGGAGGTAAAGCCTGGcaaatatggatatagatatttaCTGGTGTTTATAGATACCTTTTCAGGTTGGACTGAGGCATTCCCGACCAAGAATGAGACAGCACAAATAGTAGCTAAAAAGCTACTAGAAGAAATCCTGCCCAGGTATGGCTTTCCAGTTATGATAGGGTCAGACAACGGGCCGGCCTTCGTTTCTAAGGTAAGTCAGGATCTGGCTTCCATACTTGgggctgattggaaattacattgtgcataccacccccagagttcaggacaggtagaaagaatgaatagaactctaaaagagaccttgACTAAATTAACCATGGAGACTGGCGCTAACTGGGTAGTCCTACTCCCCTACGCTCTGTTTAGGGTGCGAAATTCCCCCTATAAGCTAGGATTTACCCCCTACGAAATAATACATGGTAGGCCTCCTCCTATTATCCCTAACCTAAAGACTAACCTTATCCAATCGGACCCAGAAAATAatctcctgtcttccctccaaGCCTTACAGCGGATACATGAGACAATCTGGCCCAAACTAAAAGAGCTATATACAACAGGACCCCCGCCTACTCCACACCAGCTCCGACCAGGTGACTGGGTCCTTGTCAAACGCCATCGACAAGAGACCCTAGAACCCAGGTGGAAAGGACCTTACCAGATCATCCTGACAACACCGACGGCCATCAAGGTGGACAGCATAGCTGCCTGGATCCATTACACCCACGTCAAGCCGGTGGACCCACTTTCTGACCTCATCAAGTCCACTAAAGCTGACGTCACCTGGACGGTTGATAGGAGTAAGGACAATCCCCTCAAACTGACCTTACGCCATACCCTCCCCCATGAGGACCAAGGTACTGCTGATAGCTCTAATGACAGTCCTAACCCTCAACCCTCGGGCCACGAGGGGAGGATTCAACCCCCCCCCCAATAAGAATGCTTTAATGCAACAACTATATGGTGCACCGTGCGAGTGCAGGGGAGGTACTAGCGAGACTCCTGTTGTTCCCCGAAGGTATACTCATATGCAGGATTGCGGGGGAATAACTACATACCTTGTTCAGGTATATGGAGGCACCGGGGTCAAAACCAGCTGGCAATGCCACCATAAGCCTAAACCACTCCCCCCCCCCGAGCTATTTGTCCCTGTTCTACTTTTCAGGAATCAATGAATAGCACGTGCTACTCCTCTTACCAGCAATGTACAGGGACCAATAACAAGACTTATTTCACAGCCACACTACAGAATAATAAAAGTCCCACcattagtgataataataaataccttcaGGCTGGATGCATTGGCACTCCCGGGACCCCGGTGTGCTGGAATACCAGGGCCCCCATACATATGTCAGACGGTGGAGGGCCCCAAGACGAAGTGCGCCAGATAAAAACCCgaagacaaatagaaaaggcCTATCAGGATCTGTACCCACAGCTCAGCTACCACCCCCTAATTCGCCCTAAGGTCAATCCCTCTGAACTGGACCCCCAAACC
This genomic interval from Phocoena sinus isolate mPhoSin1 chromosome 3, mPhoSin1.pri, whole genome shotgun sequence contains the following:
- the LOC116751003 gene encoding LOW QUALITY PROTEIN: uncharacterized protein LOC116751003 (The sequence of the model RefSeq protein was modified relative to this genomic sequence to represent the inferred CDS: substituted 1 base at 1 genomic stop codon), whose product is MGQTQSTPLSLLLTNFGDVKSRGHDLSLDIRKRKLITFCRSEWPTFGVGWPTEGTFCLPIVLKIKSRVFLPGKEGHPDQIPYILVWQDLVENPPPWMAPFLSSGTYKILTARPTKPPKPQTSTAPILSDSQDLLLMEPPPYQHPPLAPQPVPLPAPDPAPLPLEEPPVAPPERPPRSEPEEREAEALPALLPNENNSPGPAGRTRGRTQRDPGFRHPDSTTALPLREIGPPDETGNPRLQYWPFSTSDLYNWKTQNARFSDNPKDLIALLDSVMFTHQPTWDDCQQLLRILFTTEERERIQLEARKLVPGDDGQPTANPDLINAAFPLTRPPQDDWNYNTGEGRGRLLIYRQTLMAGLRAAARKPTNLAKVYSIVQGKTESPSSYLERLMEAFRQYTPMDPEAPENQAAVVMSFVNQAAPDIKKKLQKLEDLEGKQIQDLLRIAQCVFNNRDAPEDRQLKATEKMTKVLAAIVQKDQGGPPATRPPRRPLDRDQCAYCKEKGHWARECPKKRQPRPNQGQWQPKATTPVLFTHDAEXGGRGSDPLPEPRVTLQVEGKPVQFLVDTGAQHSVLVKPHGKISDKTSWVQGATGVKHYPWTTQRTVDLGTGKVTHSFLVIPDSPCPLLGRDLLTKMGAQIHFRSEGPIITDPHNQPISVLTLNLEDEYRLHQEPPSQNQDIKSWLQQFPEAWAETGGMGLAKHRPALFIEIKPGADPARVRQYPMPIEAKTGITPHIRRLLDLGILRPCQSAWNTPLLPVRKPNSKDYHPVQDLREVNRRVIDIHPTVPNPYTLLSALSPEKQWYTVLDLKDAFFSLPLAPKSQELFAFEWSDPERGINGQLTWTRLPQGFKNSPTLFDEALHEDLSEYRRQNPNITLLQYVDDLLIAAGTTEACLQGTRNLLQTLGTLGYRASAKKAQICRPEVTYLGYLLKGGQRWLTDARKETVLRIPRPTTPRQVREFLGSAGFCRLWIPKFAEMAKPLYLATKEQTPFEWTEEAEQSFQQIKTALLSAPALGLPDVSKPFHLFVDENKGIAKAVLTQPLGPWTRPIAYLSKKLDPVAAGWPPCLRVIAATALMVKDANKLTMGQELHVTTPHAIDGVLKQPPDRWMSNARLVHYQGLLLNPLKISYTPPRALNPASLLPDPDLGSPLHDCAEVLAQIHGVREDLRDQPLLDAQVTWFTDGSSFVQQGQRYAGAAVTSETEVIWAKTLPPGTSAQKAELIALTQALKMSKNQKATIYTDSRYAFATAHIHGAIYRERGLLTAEGKDIKNKEEILALLAAIWEPKKLAIVHCPGHQKPTNPVARGNNLADQTARKAAYTPIPLLPLQLPDPGPRELPPQPDYSEDDIRWINKLPLTQVKDGWWRDAKNNILLPEKLGTLVLERIHRSTHLGARRLQDLIRQTGLKIKNVSEKTERLVAGCAVCQLHNANTHPPTAGIRERGNQPGAYWEVDFTEVKPGKYGYRYLLVFIDTFSGWTEAFPTKNETAQIVAKKLLEEILPRYGFPVMIGSDNGPAFVSKVSQDLASILGADWKLHCAYHPQSSGQVERMNRTLKETLTKLTMETGANWVVLLPYALFRVRNSPYKLGFTPYEIIHGRPPPIIPNLKTNLIQSDPENNLLSSLQALQRIHETIWPKLKELYTTGPPPTPHQLRPGDWVLVKRHRQETLEPRWKGPYQIILTTPTAIKVDSIAAWIHYTHVKPVDPLSDLIKSTKADVTWTVDRSKDNPLKLTLRHTLPHEDQGTADSSNDSPNPQPSGHEGRIQPPPQ